The nucleotide sequence AAAATTGTAGATTTGTGACAACCACTAAAATATAATTAACACTTAAGAAATGAAGACCATAATTCAAATTGTACTGTGGATAGCTTGTATAGGTTTGGGATACCTTATATACCAATCAGTTACAGGGCCCATCGAATTCAATAAAGTGAAGGAAGAACGTTTCGGGCAGGTTATCGCCAAATTGAAAGACATTAAAAATGCGCAGGAGGCCTACAAAACAGTCAACAGAAAATACGCTAACGACTTTAACAGTTTGATTAAGTTTATCGATACTGCTCATTATACCATTACCCAGCAGAGAGATTCATCTTATATGGAATTCGATAAGACTTACGGCATCGATATGCTTAGAGAAGTGAGAATTATAGACACCCTAGGTACGGTATCGGTTAAAGACTCACTTTTCAAAAGTGACAACCGCTATAAAACCCTAATGGAAGTACCTTTTGCAAAAGGTGGTGAGAAATTCGAAATGAAAGCTTCGATTCTTACTAAAGGAAATTACAAAGCCCCTGTTTTTGAAGCTAAGGTTGACAAGGCTGTTGTATTGTATGACCAGCCTGAAACCCTCCTTAAGAAAGAAAAAGCCGAAGTTGGTGTTGAAGAAGTAAACGGACCTTTTATCAAAGTTGGATCTTTAGACGAAGTCAGTACCAACGGAAACTGGCCCCCTATATATGACAAAAAAGGAGACAAAAAATAACACTGGAGAACTAGTGGAAGATTTCAAAAAACTGTCCATTCAAGTTAGCTTGAATGGACTTTCTTTTTGTGTCCTCAATACTGTAGAAAATTCCATTGTAAGTGCCGAGAGCGTAGTCTTTGCCAAAAGATTGACGCCCTACGAGGTATTAAAGCGCTTAAAACTTCTCTTCTCCACCCACAAAATAGAACAAGACCAGTATTCAGAAGTTGTGGTAGTCCACCGCAACACTCTCTTTAGCCTAGTACCCAAACCCTTGTTCAACGAAGAAGAACTGGCCAACTACCTAAAGTTCAACACCAAAATACTGGCCAATGACCACTTGGCCTATGATGAACTCGATAGCTTTGATATCATCAATGTCTATGTTCCTTTTGTAAACATCAACAATTACATTTACGACCTTTTCGGCGAATTTACTTTTAAGCATAACGGAACCGTATTAGTAGAATCATTGATGAACACCCATATGGCTTCAAAAGAGCCCACCTGTTATGTTCTTATCTCGGAACAACAGATGGATGTCACCATAATCTCCGGAAAGAAACTTTTACTCTACAACAGTTTTACCTTCATCACCAAAGAAGACTTTTTATACTACCTGCTTTTTACCTTAGAGCAACTTGAACTCGATACCGAGTCGGTCTTCATAAAGCTTTTCGGTCAGATCGAAGAAGGCGATGACATCTACACGCTTTGCTACAATTACGCAAAGAACGTCTCGATATTTTTCCCTTCCTTCTCTGAGCACCCCCATTTAAACTCTAAAGAAGAGACCATAGATTTCACCGTTATAAACGCTTTTTAATGCGCATCATTTCAGGCACACATAAGGGTAAGCGAATAAGCGCCCCCAAAAAACTTCCGGTTCGCCCCACCACGGATATGGCCAAGGAGGCCCTATTCAACATTTTGA is from Zobellia galactanivorans and encodes:
- a CDS encoding DUF3822 family protein, with protein sequence MTKKETKNNTGELVEDFKKLSIQVSLNGLSFCVLNTVENSIVSAESVVFAKRLTPYEVLKRLKLLFSTHKIEQDQYSEVVVVHRNTLFSLVPKPLFNEEELANYLKFNTKILANDHLAYDELDSFDIINVYVPFVNINNYIYDLFGEFTFKHNGTVLVESLMNTHMASKEPTCYVLISEQQMDVTIISGKKLLLYNSFTFITKEDFLYYLLFTLEQLELDTESVFIKLFGQIEEGDDIYTLCYNYAKNVSIFFPSFSEHPHLNSKEETIDFTVINAF